The following proteins come from a genomic window of Pectobacterium actinidiae:
- the argB gene encoding acetylglutamate kinase, producing MNPLIIKLGGVLLDSEEALERLFTALVAYRQEHQRPLVIVHGGGCLVDDLMKKLALPVVKKNGLRVTPADQIDIITGALAGSANKTLLSWAKKHDINAVGLCLGDGGSTTVTQLDESLGFVGKAEAGSPALLNTLLSAGYLPVVSSIGITAEGDLMNVNADQAATALAQTLGADLILLSDVSGILDGKGQRIAEMTAEKAEQLIAQGIITDGMIVKVNAALDAARALGRPVDIASWRHAEQLPALFNGVAIGTRILA from the coding sequence ATGAATCCGTTAATTATCAAATTAGGTGGCGTTTTACTGGATAGCGAAGAAGCGCTGGAACGTCTGTTCACCGCGCTGGTGGCTTACCGCCAGGAACATCAGCGTCCGCTAGTGATTGTGCACGGTGGCGGCTGTCTGGTGGATGATCTGATGAAGAAACTGGCGCTGCCCGTCGTGAAGAAAAACGGCCTGCGCGTCACGCCTGCCGATCAGATTGACATCATCACCGGTGCGTTGGCGGGATCCGCTAACAAGACGCTGCTGTCATGGGCGAAGAAGCATGACATCAATGCGGTCGGCTTGTGTCTGGGCGATGGCGGCAGTACGACGGTCACGCAGTTAGATGAGTCTTTGGGCTTTGTGGGTAAAGCAGAAGCGGGATCGCCTGCGCTGCTGAACACGTTGCTGTCTGCGGGCTATCTGCCTGTTGTTAGCTCCATCGGTATTACGGCCGAGGGTGACCTGATGAACGTCAACGCCGATCAGGCAGCGACGGCGCTGGCGCAAACGCTGGGCGCGGATTTAATCCTGCTGTCTGACGTTAGCGGCATTCTGGACGGTAAAGGCCAGCGTATTGCCGAAATGACGGCAGAGAAAGCCGAGCAATTGATCGCTCAGGGCATCATCACCGACGGCATGATTGTTAAGGTTAACGCCGCGCTGGATGCTGCTCGTGCGCTGGGTCGTCCGGTTGATATCGCCAGCTGGCGTCATGCTGAGCAGCTACCTGCGCTGTTCAATGGCGTGGCGATTGGCACACGTATTCTGGCGTAA